CACATTCTACTACAGCGGGGTGAGTCATCAAAGCACTTTCCACTTCGAATGGTCCGATACGGTAACCGGAACTCTTAATCACATCATCCGCACGACCTACAAACCACAAATAGCCATCCTGGTCTCTCCAGGCTAAGTCACCTGTATAATACTTATTATCATGATAAGCCTCTTTTGTTAGCTCTTCATTTCTGTAATATTCTTTACTCAAGCCAATAGGGAAAGCCTTGTCCAAATGGATCACGATTTGGCCTTGTTCTCCTTCCTCAGCAGATCTTCCATCCGGTGTAAGTAAATCAACATCATAATTTGGACTAGGAACACCCATACTTCCGGGCTTCGGCTCCATCCATGGGGAAGTAAATACTACAACTGTAGTTTCACTCTGTCCGTAACCTTCTCTGAGCTTGATTCCTGTTAACTGGTAGAACTGATCATAAACTGCCGGGTTCAATGCTTCACCTGCAATCTCACAATATTCCAAAGATGAAAGATCATATTTAGTCAGATCTTCACGAATCAGGAAACGGAAGATGGTAGGAGGAGCGCAAAGAGAAGTGATGTGATAATCGTGTATCTTCTGCAACATATTTGCAGGAGTAAATTTCTCATGATCGTAAACAAAGACTGTTGCTCCAACAATCCACTGTCCGTAAAGCTTTCCCCAAAGAGCCTTTAACCAACCGGTATCGGCAATGGTTAGGTGCAAACTTCCTTCATGAAGATTGTGCCAATATTTAGCAGTGACAATATGTCCCAGTGGATAAATAAAAGTATGTGCCACCATTTTAGCATTACCTGTTGTACCGGAAGTAAAGCTGATAAGCATAATGTCATCATTATCGTTCACATGTTCCGGACGAACGAATGGTGCCGCATTATCTATTCCTTTGTGGAAATCTTCCCATCCTTCAGGAATAACCGGTCCAATGGATATACGATGCACCATTGACGGAGATTCCGGCATGGCATCATTGATGTGACCAATAATCAGTTCATCGCCATCAGCCACAATAGTCATAATGTCGGCTGCATTATTACGATATACTATATCTTTTTTTGTTAGTAAGTGAGTGGCAGGAATAATAACTGCTCCAATTTTGTGCAGTGCAATAATGGTGAGCCAGAACTCATATCTGCGTTTCAGGATAACCATTACTTTATCGTCTTTCTTTATGCCTAATGAAAGAAAGTAAGAAGCTGTTTTATCAGTTAATTCCTTCATTTCGGCAAAAGTGAAACGATGACATTCATCTTTGTCATTGGTCCATAACAAGGCAAGCTTGTCTGGTTGTTCAGCAGCCCATGCGTCTACTACATCGTAAGCAAAGTTAAAGTTCGCAGGTATTTTTAATTTATAATTCTTTTCGAAATCTTCCTGTGAGGTAAACTCTGTCTTTTCTAAAAATCTTTCGAGCATATTTATATAGATTATTATCGTTGATAATCGGTTAATACTGTAAGCTATGACACACTAAATAATCACAGCCAGGAATTTGACCGGTTTACCATCAAGTGCTTTCATTCCATGAGGTTGTTTAGAGTCAAAATAGATACTATCCCCTTCACTTAAAATCAGTTCCTTACCATTAATATTAATCAGCATACGACCTGAACAAATAAGATTAAACTCCTGTCCGGTATGAGAATTCATTGTCATCGGACAATCATCAGCCTTAGGCTCAACTGTTACAATAAACGGATCAGCTTTTCTATCTTTGAAACCTGCTGCAAGCGACTGATATTTATAGGCTTTTGTTCGTTCCATAGATGTTCCCATCCCTGCACGAGTCAGGAAATAAGAGCTCATTTTAGGTTCTTCGCCAAACATCA
This genomic interval from uncultured Bacteroides sp. contains the following:
- a CDS encoding AMP-binding protein, with protein sequence MLERFLEKTEFTSQEDFEKNYKLKIPANFNFAYDVVDAWAAEQPDKLALLWTNDKDECHRFTFAEMKELTDKTASYFLSLGIKKDDKVMVILKRRYEFWLTIIALHKIGAVIIPATHLLTKKDIVYRNNAADIMTIVADGDELIIGHINDAMPESPSMVHRISIGPVIPEGWEDFHKGIDNAAPFVRPEHVNDNDDIMLISFTSGTTGNAKMVAHTFIYPLGHIVTAKYWHNLHEGSLHLTIADTGWLKALWGKLYGQWIVGATVFVYDHEKFTPANMLQKIHDYHITSLCAPPTIFRFLIREDLTKYDLSSLEYCEIAGEALNPAVYDQFYQLTGIKLREGYGQSETTVVVFTSPWMEPKPGSMGVPSPNYDVDLLTPDGRSAEEGEQGQIVIHLDKAFPIGLSKEYYRNEELTKEAYHDNKYYTGDLAWRDQDGYLWFVGRADDVIKSSGYRIGPFEVESALMTHPAVVECAITGVPDEIRGQVVKATIILSKEYKAKAGDELAKELQDHVKKVTAPYKYPRVIEFVDELPKTISGKIRRVEIRDKDKDAKK
- a CDS encoding XRE family transcriptional regulator → MDEQIRQIAERLRGLREVLELKVEDVAKDCDFSVEEYKKAESGESDISVSMLQKVARKYGVALDALMFGEEPKMSSYFLTRAGMGTSMERTKAYKYQSLAAGFKDRKADPFIVTVEPKADDCPMTMNSHTGQEFNLICSGRMLININGKELILSEGDSIYFDSKQPHGMKALDGKPVKFLAVII